A window of Dorea formicigenerans contains these coding sequences:
- a CDS encoding MBL fold metallo-hydrolase → MRLCSIASGSSGNCIYTGGEHTHLLVDTGISKKRVEEGLKALDIKGEELNGILITHEHIDHVQGLGVFSRKYEVPIYATKGTIEGIKKISSIGKMPEGLFHEIQTDETFTLGELKVEPFKISHDANEPSGYRIGDGKKSVAVATDLGKYDDYTVEHLKNLDAIVLEANHDLKMLEVGPYPYPLKRRVAGDKGHLSNELSGRLLCDILHDNLKHVVLGHLSKENNYEELAYETVKLEVTLGDNPYKGDDFPITVAKRSSVSEIIDL, encoded by the coding sequence ATGAGACTATGCAGTATTGCCAGCGGAAGCAGTGGCAATTGTATCTATACGGGAGGAGAGCATACACATCTTCTTGTAGATACAGGAATCAGCAAAAAAAGAGTAGAGGAAGGTCTGAAAGCTCTGGATATCAAGGGAGAGGAGCTTAACGGGATTCTGATCACTCATGAACATATTGACCATGTGCAGGGGCTTGGCGTGTTCAGCAGAAAGTATGAAGTGCCGATCTATGCGACAAAAGGTACAATAGAAGGAATCAAAAAGATTTCCAGTATTGGAAAGATGCCGGAAGGATTATTCCATGAAATCCAGACGGATGAAACATTTACACTGGGTGAGCTGAAAGTAGAACCATTCAAAATCTCTCACGATGCAAATGAACCGTCCGGATACCGAATCGGTGACGGGAAAAAATCCGTTGCAGTCGCAACAGATCTTGGAAAGTATGACGATTATACCGTGGAACATTTGAAAAATCTGGACGCAATCGTGCTGGAGGCAAACCATGACTTAAAGATGTTGGAGGTCGGTCCATATCCATATCCGCTCAAACGAAGAGTGGCAGGAGACAAAGGACATTTATCAAATGAATTGTCAGGAAGGCTGTTATGTGATATATTACATGATAACCTGAAACATGTTGTTCTTGGACATCTCAGTAAAGAGAACAATTATGAAGAGCTTGCCTATGAGACGGTGAAGTTAGAGGTTACTTTGGGAGATAATCCATATAAAGGGGACGATTTCCCAATCACTGTTGCAAAGAGAAGCAGTGTGTCAGAGATTATTGATCTGTAA
- a CDS encoding ACT domain-containing protein, with product MKKCIITVVGKDKVGIIAGVCQYLSDISVNILNISQTIVEGYFNMMMIVEVTNCTKEIAVVVNEMEELGKTIGVDIHCQREDIFEKMHRL from the coding sequence ATGAAGAAATGTATCATTACTGTAGTTGGAAAAGACAAGGTTGGAATTATTGCGGGAGTATGTCAGTATCTTTCTGATATTTCTGTAAACATATTAAATATTTCCCAGACAATCGTAGAGGGTTATTTTAATATGATGATGATTGTAGAGGTCACAAATTGTACAAAAGAAATTGCAGTAGTTGTTAATGAGATGGAAGAACTCGGAAAAACAATTGGCGTAGATATCCACTGCCAGCGGGAAGATATCTTTGAAAAAATGCATCGTTTGTAA
- the coaE gene encoding dephospho-CoA kinase (Dephospho-CoA kinase (CoaE) performs the final step in coenzyme A biosynthesis.) — protein MKIIGITGGVGAGKTQILEYLSDKYGASVCQTDKVAKKLQKKGGICYDPIVEHFGTEILDEKGELDRKKLSDIVFGDPKELNVLNEIVHPAVKEEVNKKIKKEERKNTNLLIVESAVLVEDHYNEICDELWYIYVEDAVRRNRLYYSRGYDNKKIDEIIAAQLPKEMFLKACDRVIDNSGIFAETMIQIDQIVKEL, from the coding sequence ATGAAAATTATAGGTATTACTGGCGGAGTAGGAGCAGGAAAGACACAGATACTGGAATATTTAAGTGACAAATACGGAGCTTCCGTTTGTCAGACTGATAAGGTGGCAAAGAAATTACAGAAAAAAGGCGGAATCTGTTACGATCCGATCGTAGAACATTTTGGTACAGAAATACTGGACGAAAAAGGGGAGCTTGACAGAAAGAAACTTTCAGATATCGTGTTCGGTGATCCCAAAGAGTTAAATGTACTCAATGAGATCGTACACCCGGCGGTAAAAGAGGAAGTAAATAAAAAAATCAAAAAAGAAGAACGCAAGAACACGAATCTTCTGATTGTAGAATCGGCTGTTCTTGTAGAAGATCATTATAATGAGATCTGTGATGAGCTCTGGTATATATATGTGGAGGATGCAGTGCGCAGAAACCGTCTTTACTATTCCAGGGGATATGATAATAAGAAGATTGATGAGATTATTGCAGCACAGCTGCCAAAGGAGATGTTCCTGAAAGCCTGTGACCGTGTAATTGATAATAGTGGAATCTTTGCAGAGACAATGATCCAGATCGATCAGATTGTAAAGGAATTATAG
- a CDS encoding DNA alkylation repair protein — protein sequence MNQVKVTERVQKQLFELQDLQYRDFQAKLLPTIEKETVIGVRMPVLRKFAKGYGKTEEAKEFLKILPHQYYDENNLHGLLIEQIKDYDRCLAELERFLPYIDNWATCDMLAVKVMKNHLDTFIEEVCRWMKSDRTYTIRFGIGMLMRYYLGDEFRIEYPRKVALVQSDEYYVNMMRAWYFATALAKQYDQILPFIEERKLDVWTHNKSIQKALESYRITPEQKVYLKTLKI from the coding sequence ATGAATCAGGTTAAAGTAACAGAGCGTGTACAAAAACAGTTGTTTGAATTACAGGATTTACAATATCGGGATTTTCAGGCAAAACTCTTGCCGACAATAGAGAAAGAAACGGTTATTGGTGTGCGAATGCCTGTGCTTCGCAAATTTGCAAAAGGATATGGAAAAACAGAAGAAGCAAAAGAATTCTTGAAAATTCTTCCACATCAGTATTATGATGAAAATAATCTGCACGGGCTTTTGATTGAACAGATTAAGGATTATGACAGATGTCTGGCAGAGCTGGAACGATTTTTACCATACATCGATAACTGGGCAACCTGTGATATGCTGGCAGTCAAAGTAATGAAAAATCATCTGGATACATTTATAGAAGAGGTCTGCCGCTGGATGAAATCAGACCGCACTTATACAATCCGATTTGGTATCGGTATGCTGATGCGTTATTATCTGGGAGACGAATTCCGGATCGAATATCCCAGGAAAGTAGCTTTGGTTCAGTCAGACGAATATTATGTGAATATGATGCGGGCATGGTATTTTGCAACCGCGCTCGCAAAGCAATATGACCAGATACTCCCATTTATTGAAGAGCGCAAACTAGATGTGTGGACACACAATAAGTCGATACAGAAAGCCCTTGAAAGTTATCGAATCACTCCAGAACAGAAAGTATATCTGAAAACGCTCAAAATATGA
- a CDS encoding DegV family protein, translating to MGKVAIVTDSNSGITQEESKKLGIHILPMPFYINGELFYEDITLSQEEFYKKLAEDAEISTSQPSPGDVMDLWEELLKKYDEILYIPMSSGLSSSCDTAMGLAMEFEGKVRVVNNQRISVTQRQSVLDAIEMAEKGMSVQKIEEVLMREKLESSVYITVDTLKYLKKGGRITPAAAAIGTVLNLKPVLQIQGDKLDAFSKARGWKSAKKTMLDAMEKDLKERFAGEEVHLEAAYTCSVEEAQEWKAEIEARFPGYEIVMNPLSLSVSCHIGPGARAIACSRKIKL from the coding sequence ATGGGAAAGGTAGCAATTGTTACAGACAGCAACAGTGGAATTACACAGGAGGAAAGTAAGAAATTAGGAATCCATATTCTTCCGATGCCATTCTATATTAACGGAGAATTATTCTATGAAGATATCACATTGTCCCAGGAAGAATTTTATAAAAAACTGGCAGAGGATGCAGAGATATCTACCTCACAGCCATCTCCTGGAGATGTGATGGATTTGTGGGAAGAGCTTTTGAAAAAATATGACGAAATCCTTTATATTCCGATGTCAAGTGGACTTAGCAGTTCCTGTGATACAGCCATGGGACTTGCTATGGAATTTGAAGGAAAAGTCCGTGTAGTAAATAATCAGAGGATTTCTGTTACTCAGAGACAGTCGGTTCTTGATGCGATTGAAATGGCAGAGAAAGGGATGTCTGTACAGAAAATCGAAGAAGTTCTGATGCGTGAAAAACTAGAGTCCAGTGTCTATATTACAGTAGATACACTAAAGTACTTGAAAAAAGGTGGACGTATCACACCGGCAGCTGCAGCTATCGGTACTGTGTTGAATTTAAAACCGGTTCTTCAGATTCAAGGCGATAAGCTGGATGCCTTTTCGAAAGCGCGTGGATGGAAATCTGCAAAGAAGACGATGCTTGATGCAATGGAAAAAGATTTGAAAGAACGGTTTGCCGGAGAAGAAGTACATCTCGAGGCTGCCTATACATGTTCTGTTGAAGAAGCACAAGAATGGAAAGCAGAGATAGAGGCAAGATTCCCGGGATATGAGATTGTTATGAATCCGCTGTCATTGAGTGTATCGTGTCATATTGGACCAGGGGCAAGGGCAATTGCCTGCAGTCGTAAAATTAAATTGTAA
- a CDS encoding PFL family protein — protein sequence MINFYEVNETQQMIEHENLDVRTITLGISLLDCIDSNLDKLNQKVYEKITTVARDLVVTGDQIEQEYGIPIVNKRISITPISLIGGSACKKPEDFVEIAKTLDRAAKEVGVNFIGGYSALVSKAMTKSDELLIHSVPQALACTDRVCSSINVGSTKTGINMDAVRLCGEIVKETAEATKDNDSLGCAKLVIFCNAPDDNPFMAGAFLGVTEGDAVINVGVSGPGVVKHAIEQVRGQGFEELCETIKKTAFKVTRVGQLVAGEASKRLGVPFGIVDLSLAPTPAIGDSVAEILEEIGLERVGAPGTTAALAMLNDQVKKGGVMASSYVGGLSGAFIPVSEDQGMIDAVTIGALTMEKLEAMTCVCSVGLDMIAIPGKTKASTISGIIADEMAIGMINQKTTAVRLIPVIGKDVGDTAKFGGLLGYAPIIPVNEYDCSAFVSRKGRIPAPVHSFKN from the coding sequence ATGATTAATTTTTACGAAGTAAATGAAACCCAGCAGATGATTGAACATGAGAACCTGGATGTGAGAACAATCACACTTGGAATCAGTCTTTTGGACTGTATTGATTCTAATCTGGATAAGTTGAATCAAAAAGTATATGAAAAGATTACAACAGTTGCAAGGGATCTGGTTGTGACAGGTGATCAGATTGAACAGGAGTACGGAATCCCAATTGTCAATAAACGTATTTCTATAACTCCGATTTCATTGATCGGTGGTTCAGCATGCAAGAAACCGGAAGACTTTGTGGAAATTGCAAAGACATTGGATAGGGCAGCGAAAGAAGTCGGTGTGAATTTTATCGGTGGTTATTCTGCATTAGTGTCAAAGGCTATGACAAAAAGTGATGAGCTTTTAATCCATTCTGTTCCACAGGCGCTTGCCTGTACGGATCGGGTGTGCAGTTCTATTAATGTAGGATCTACAAAGACAGGTATCAACATGGATGCAGTCCGTCTCTGCGGAGAGATTGTAAAAGAGACTGCAGAAGCAACGAAAGACAACGATTCTCTTGGATGTGCAAAGCTTGTTATATTCTGTAATGCACCAGATGACAACCCATTTATGGCAGGGGCATTTCTTGGCGTGACAGAAGGCGATGCGGTGATTAATGTAGGAGTCAGCGGACCGGGGGTTGTAAAGCATGCCATAGAGCAGGTGCGTGGACAGGGGTTTGAAGAATTATGTGAGACAATCAAGAAGACTGCATTTAAGGTGACGCGTGTCGGTCAGCTTGTAGCAGGAGAAGCATCAAAACGTCTCGGTGTTCCGTTTGGAATTGTCGATCTGTCACTGGCACCTACTCCGGCGATTGGAGACAGTGTCGCTGAGATTCTGGAAGAAATCGGTCTGGAGCGTGTTGGAGCACCTGGTACGACAGCAGCGCTTGCAATGCTGAATGATCAGGTGAAAAAAGGCGGTGTTATGGCATCCTCTTATGTAGGTGGACTTAGCGGTGCATTTATTCCAGTCAGTGAAGATCAGGGAATGATCGATGCGGTAACGATAGGCGCGCTGACAATGGAAAAATTAGAGGCTATGACTTGTGTATGCTCTGTAGGTCTGGACATGATCGCTATTCCAGGAAAGACGAAAGCATCTACGATTTCAGGAATTATTGCCGATGAGATGGCAATCGGAATGATCAATCAGAAAACAACAGCAGTACGTCTGATTCCTGTTATAGGAAAAGACGTTGGAGATACCGCTAAATTTGGCGGATTGTTAGGATATGCACCGATCATACCGGTGAATGAATATGACTGTAGCGCATTTGTGAGCAGAAAAGGAAGGATTCCGGCTCCGGTGCACAGCTTTAAGAATTAG
- a CDS encoding ATP-binding protein has protein sequence MKSISIYAVTRNQNIGQLQKLERQLSGREYFLKMRTWELESMRSLVRELEAHMDEVYALRFFYSFQIPRLGKEFDLLQIKDEQIVNIELKSGAVSDETIRKQLIQNRYYLSVLGRPIYSYTYISSQNRLVRLTNHDHIVEADWQQLCGLLKNKSSDYGGEIEDLFQAEMYLISPLTEPLKFLRKEYFLTSQQRDIKRQILKRIRTEHTGYYSFSGLPGTGKTLLLYDIAMKLSQKHKVCMIHCGEAGKKWEILHERLRRIDFWPDNQIKNAMNLEDYSAILVDEAHLLSTEKLELLLECVKEQPVIFSSDVEDMISSKEIDRRGMYRIEHLPGIQIFRLTNRIRANAEVSSFIQNMMHLPAGKSQKGYPHIEVVYANDSIEAEKLIKNYKCQGYQYREESYDANDNTTGQEHAEYLAVVLNDQYYYDEEGYLRSNKQGRKEMSDVRKLFHYLNQVKESLALVILENEEVYGRLLNLLQGK, from the coding sequence ATGAAATCAATTTCTATTTATGCAGTGACAAGAAATCAGAACATAGGACAGTTACAAAAACTGGAACGGCAACTATCAGGAAGGGAGTATTTTCTGAAAATGCGTACATGGGAACTGGAGAGTATGAGATCTCTTGTCCGTGAACTGGAAGCGCATATGGATGAAGTATACGCCCTTCGTTTTTTTTATTCCTTCCAGATTCCGAGACTTGGAAAGGAATTTGATCTGCTTCAGATCAAGGACGAGCAGATTGTGAATATTGAACTGAAAAGTGGCGCAGTATCCGATGAGACGATTCGGAAGCAGTTGATTCAGAACCGTTATTATCTGTCTGTGCTGGGACGCCCGATTTATTCTTACACTTACATTAGCAGTCAGAACCGGCTTGTAAGGCTGACGAACCACGATCATATTGTGGAGGCCGACTGGCAGCAGTTGTGCGGACTCTTGAAAAATAAAAGTTCAGATTATGGTGGAGAGATTGAAGATTTATTTCAGGCAGAAATGTATCTGATTTCGCCTCTGACAGAACCTTTGAAATTTTTGCGAAAGGAATATTTCCTGACTTCCCAGCAAAGAGACATTAAGCGTCAGATTCTAAAAAGAATCCGAACAGAACATACTGGGTATTATAGTTTCAGTGGACTTCCAGGAACAGGAAAAACGCTGTTACTTTATGATATTGCCATGAAATTATCGCAGAAGCATAAAGTATGTATGATTCACTGTGGAGAGGCAGGAAAAAAATGGGAGATTCTACATGAACGATTACGACGGATTGACTTTTGGCCGGATAATCAGATAAAAAATGCAATGAACTTAGAAGATTACAGCGCTATTCTTGTGGATGAAGCGCATTTGCTTTCGACAGAAAAATTAGAGCTATTGCTGGAATGCGTGAAAGAACAGCCGGTTATATTTTCCAGTGATGTGGAAGATATGATATCCTCAAAAGAAATTGACAGAAGAGGAATGTACAGAATCGAACATTTGCCGGGGATACAGATCTTTCGCCTGACAAACCGAATCCGCGCTAATGCAGAGGTATCCTCTTTTATCCAGAATATGATGCATCTGCCAGCCGGGAAAAGTCAGAAAGGCTACCCACATATCGAAGTCGTTTATGCAAATGATTCAATAGAAGCGGAAAAATTGATAAAGAATTACAAATGTCAGGGGTATCAATATCGGGAAGAGTCATATGATGCAAATGATAATACTACCGGACAAGAGCATGCAGAGTATCTGGCAGTGGTGCTTAATGACCAGTATTATTATGACGAAGAAGGGTATCTTAGATCAAACAAGCAGGGAAGAAAAGAAATGTCTGATGTCCGAAAACTTTTTCATTACTTGAATCAGGTAAAAGAAAGTCTGGCTTTGGTCATACTTGAAAATGAAGAGGTGTATGGCAGATTACTGAATTTGCTGCAGGGAAAATAA
- a CDS encoding TrkA C-terminal domain-containing protein: METSDLKNTDIKEIAEVFVDKRYAGKTVGEMEETQQITIFLVLRDDLSVLPQKNTILKLNDIIIIREPDL; the protein is encoded by the coding sequence TTGGAGACATCTGACTTAAAAAATACAGACATTAAAGAAATTGCGGAAGTATTTGTAGACAAGCGCTACGCCGGAAAGACTGTCGGAGAAATGGAAGAAACACAGCAGATCACCATATTTCTTGTACTACGAGATGATCTTTCTGTGCTTCCACAAAAAAATACCATTTTAAAGTTAAACGATATTATCATTATCCGTGAACCTGATCTATAA
- a CDS encoding GNAT family N-acetyltransferase, whose protein sequence is MEITVREFRSEDTKDAIAIWNEVVDQGKAFPQLEDLGVEDGEAFFKEQSYTGIAVNENDEIVGLYILHPNNIGRCGHICNASYAVKITVRGQGVGKAIVTDCLEKAKEIGFRVLQFNAVVKSNTTALKLYQKLGFTQLGTIPGGFLNKDGVYEDIIVHYKEL, encoded by the coding sequence ATGGAGATTACTGTAAGAGAATTTCGAAGTGAGGATACGAAAGATGCAATTGCAATCTGGAATGAAGTTGTAGATCAGGGAAAAGCATTTCCACAGCTTGAGGATTTGGGAGTGGAAGACGGAGAAGCTTTTTTTAAAGAGCAGTCTTATACAGGTATTGCGGTCAACGAAAATGATGAGATCGTCGGACTTTATATTCTTCACCCGAATAATATTGGCAGATGCGGACACATCTGTAATGCCAGCTATGCAGTAAAAATTACGGTAAGAGGGCAAGGCGTTGGTAAGGCAATCGTGACGGACTGCCTGGAAAAAGCAAAAGAAATCGGTTTCCGTGTGCTGCAGTTCAATGCAGTTGTAAAAAGTAATACAACTGCACTGAAGCTTTATCAGAAGCTTGGATTTACACAGCTTGGGACAATTCCGGGTGGATTCCTGAACAAAGATGGTGTGTACGAAGATATTATTGTGCACTATAAAGAACTGTAA
- a CDS encoding YibE/F family protein has protein sequence MKSKKRKVYCILGLVYFLAVVFVMNDAWLYQTPIAKLTKVETRMTGEGKSTRGTKEKKYEQNIQGVVLNGKNKGKKVSFSHEYTYTGMLKQGYHKGEKVFLNGSKDDVGSGIRGVKRDTEIVVLLGFLLLLLLIVTGRHGALTVGTVIINLIIFFVGFWKCGDSSNVLSLCNKLVILFAAATLIGLNGINRKTWAALLSTLCVLAMIMGIFDLVMRHMEELDYSTMEYLGSIDNPDEMFHAEILLSGLGAIMDVSVAISAALSEIVRKKPDVTFFELFKSGREIGYDIMGTMINVLLFVFGCGLIPMCLIRMNNSVRFVTIIKLHIPCELCRFFVESIGIVLAIPVSIIITSVMMKMSVKKVKKIC, from the coding sequence ATGAAAAGTAAAAAAAGAAAAGTATATTGTATTTTGGGTCTGGTCTACTTTCTGGCAGTTGTATTTGTTATGAATGATGCCTGGCTATATCAGACGCCAATTGCGAAACTTACGAAGGTTGAGACGCGGATGACCGGAGAAGGAAAAAGCACTCGTGGAACGAAGGAGAAAAAATACGAGCAGAACATTCAAGGAGTTGTTCTAAACGGGAAAAATAAAGGGAAAAAAGTTTCGTTTTCTCATGAATATACTTATACAGGTATGTTGAAGCAAGGATACCATAAAGGGGAAAAAGTTTTCCTGAATGGTTCCAAAGATGATGTTGGATCGGGAATACGAGGTGTAAAAAGGGATACTGAGATTGTCGTACTGCTTGGATTTTTACTTCTGCTTCTTCTTATTGTAACCGGAAGACATGGAGCATTGACTGTCGGGACAGTCATAATAAATCTAATTATATTTTTCGTGGGATTCTGGAAATGTGGAGACAGTTCGAATGTGTTATCGCTTTGTAACAAATTGGTAATACTTTTTGCAGCAGCTACTTTGATTGGGCTAAATGGAATTAATAGAAAAACATGGGCAGCATTGTTGTCCACATTGTGTGTGCTCGCAATGATTATGGGGATTTTTGATCTGGTAATGAGACATATGGAAGAACTGGATTACTCCACAATGGAATATCTTGGAAGCATTGATAATCCAGATGAAATGTTTCATGCAGAAATATTATTGTCCGGGTTGGGAGCTATTATGGATGTATCCGTTGCAATTTCTGCCGCTTTGAGTGAAATTGTCCGGAAAAAACCAGATGTAACATTTTTTGAATTGTTTAAATCAGGAAGAGAAATTGGATATGATATTATGGGGACGATGATTAATGTACTGTTATTTGTATTTGGCTGTGGACTTATTCCAATGTGTCTGATTCGGATGAATAACAGTGTGAGGTTCGTTACAATTATTAAACTTCATATTCCATGTGAATTATGTCGATTTTTTGTTGAGAGTATTGGTATTGTATTGGCAATACCGGTATCGATTATTATAACATCTGTTATGATGAAAATGTCTGTAAAGAAGGTGAAAAAGATATGCTGA
- a CDS encoding YibE/F family protein, translating into MLIILGLILISLIVIVGGDRGVVSLIALVGNLLLLSFAIWLMAAGVPVLFVTVGAGIVISCITLFYQNGTNVKTWSAFISVAITMLVLFFVIYVVIWSTEAGGLNEIQSVGDDILYYNMDLNISMRNVMVSVILLSTLGAILDMALTVTTSVYEVKNHKSEMKFTELVESGMKIGREVIGTTVNTLLFAYLGESLLLFTYLKMQNYSLELLLNSKILFQNFASMIFGAIACVMVMPIAAVLMAKMLAVK; encoded by the coding sequence ATGCTGATAATACTTGGATTGATTTTGATTAGCTTGATTGTAATTGTCGGAGGAGACAGAGGAGTTGTATCTTTAATTGCCTTGGTCGGGAATTTACTTCTGCTTAGCTTTGCAATCTGGCTTATGGCAGCAGGAGTACCGGTTCTATTTGTTACGGTTGGAGCGGGAATCGTGATATCCTGCATTACATTGTTTTATCAAAATGGAACGAATGTAAAGACCTGGAGCGCATTTATTTCTGTGGCTATTACAATGCTGGTTTTATTTTTTGTCATTTATGTTGTAATATGGAGTACTGAGGCTGGTGGATTGAATGAAATCCAATCTGTTGGAGATGACATTTTATATTACAATATGGATTTGAATATCAGTATGCGAAATGTGATGGTTTCAGTTATTTTGCTCAGTACACTGGGGGCAATTCTCGACATGGCTCTGACAGTTACGACTTCTGTATATGAGGTGAAAAATCATAAATCCGAGATGAAATTTACAGAGCTTGTAGAAAGTGGAATGAAAATCGGAAGAGAAGTGATTGGAACAACGGTAAATACATTGCTGTTTGCATATCTTGGAGAATCACTATTGTTATTTACCTATTTGAAAATGCAAAATTATTCGTTGGAACTTTTGCTAAATTCAAAAATATTGTTTCAAAATTTTGCTTCTATGATTTTCGGTGCAATTGCCTGTGTAATGGTGATGCCGATTGCGGCAGTGCTAATGGCAAAAATGCTTGCTGTAAAATAG